Genomic DNA from Paenibacillus borealis:
GTGATCCGGCCAATCCGCTGGGCGACCGCTGGCTGGGGCTGGAAGTGAACGATACCTACGGCACGACCTACGCCATTCATGGCAATAATAATGAATCATCCATCGGCAAATATGTCAGCGCCGGATGCATCCGGATGCATAATGAGGATATCCACTGGCTGTATCCGAAGGTGGCAAACAACACCCCTGTGATCATTACCACCTCCGGGCTTGATATGGCAAGCATCGCAGTGAAGAACGGCTATTCCACCGGGCCGACGATGATTGCAGGCGTCTTTATCCTGGACGGGGAGAAGGTTCAGCTTAAGGATTCTTTCCTGCTGGAGAAATCACGGGTATTTGTTCCGCTCCGGGAATCGGTTGCCCTGCTGGGCGGAACCTTGAAGCAGGAGGCGGGAACCGGAGCGCTTATCATAACTATAGGTGAGCATACAGTGGTCCATAAACCGCTGAGCGAAACAGCGAAGGTGAACGGCAAAACGGTTGCCATGCTGGCCTCCCGGAGCGTAAACGGGCGTTTGTACATTCCCTTAGGCAGTTTGACGCCGCTGTTTGGCCTTCCTGTCGTATGGAATGCCAAAGAGCAGACAGTAGAGTTGTGAAGCGTATAAGCTAAACGCTGCCAGATGAAGGGCTATCCTTAGCAACAATGCTGCATACATGCTCATTGCGTCGGCTTGTTGCTATGCTGCAGCCGGCTGATTAGGTTTTCCGTGATTGGCCGGCCTAATTGCTCCATTGCATACAGGACAGCTCCTGACTCGGGCGGGAGCTGTGGTGTTACCACTGTATACTGCTTGTTAG
This window encodes:
- a CDS encoding L,D-transpeptidase family protein — protein: MNLRERISLTTTYVPRSIKLMLVFAVLFSACFTGSAAAASSSSDLIIVNKKTNKLAYFSGGKLEKVFPVATGKTKSLTPEGNFKIVVKIKNRPYYKEKIPGGDPANPLGDRWLGLEVNDTYGTTYAIHGNNNESSIGKYVSAGCIRMHNEDIHWLYPKVANNTPVIITTSGLDMASIAVKNGYSTGPTMIAGVFILDGEKVQLKDSFLLEKSRVFVPLRESVALLGGTLKQEAGTGALIITIGEHTVVHKPLSETAKVNGKTVAMLASRSVNGRLYIPLGSLTPLFGLPVVWNAKEQTVEL